CAAATAAGGTTTAAAGTCCTTTGATTTGTACCTACATTTTTGTTCTGTATTCATCTTCACATTAATTTATATTACATCAAACACCTTAATCTGCTTCTGCTACTTATAAAGCAAACAAATTGCTTAGGTGGTGAAACGTTGCCCTCTTAGCTATTAAGACATAGATCAATTTATTTGTTACTCCAATACAGAGGTTCCCATCGCCGTATGGAAACCAGCGCATTTCGGGGATGGAGTGACGCAGGTTGCGTAACAGCTGACGCACATGGGCGGATTTCACGCGCTCTCGCGCCTCTTCTGCTGGCCGTATGAGAGCCGGATCCTGCAGCCCGGAGCGGCAGAGCCGTAAGGCGAGGCTTGGAGTAGATAATCCAGAGAGGAGAACCGGTTTCAGCACCGCGATCATTCAACAGCTCCCAAGCGCTGCATGCAAGCCCATTGAGCGGAACAGCGTTGAAAACAGAATAAGCACAAATTAATGAATTCTTAGTTTTTTATATTCAGAAATTCTTTTAAGCGGAAACTCATAAAGGCGTAAACTATTCGCATTAATTTTTTAGAATGGCGTCTAAGTGCATAACATTCTTCTTCCTCCAGATTTTCGCTATAAGCGTGTGTCAGATCTGTACCTTTCCCACACCTAACGTGCCTGACGGTAAGTTGAAAATAACTAATTTATATTGACTTATTCTTTTCTCCCATGTATTATTCATTGTAAATTATCGCTCTATTTTGACAAAGACAACATAAAATGAACATTGAACGGCGGGATCGTCCCACAACATCGGCATATGAATTTCAGAAACTTGATAAAGAATATGAGGATGATTGTGTGTCTTCTCACACTTCGCTAATTCAATCGTGTTCCATTTCCATGGGGGCTTAATCTTTGGATTGCAGATCCGATTAAATTATCCATGTGCTGGTTTAACTATAAAATGTATCCGCAAATCAAAGAGCCGCAAAGTCGTAACTAAATTGTTTGTGGAAATAACTAATGTCCcgtttgatgttttttttatataggcctatatatgcTACTTTATTTAATATAGGCCTACTTTTATATTACGTATTCAAATAATATGTCTTCAGACTTATCACTAGTTTGTTTTTCTTGAATCTAGATAAAACAATCTACAACCGAGAACTGAATGAGGAGAGACCTTTGCAAGAACAGGTATCCAGTCTCAGTCATTTATATATTACTTTCTAGTCGGAAACCTGCTGTCCTATAGAAGTCGGCTTTGAACATAAATCACAGTTTGATGCTGAAAAGCTTTTGATCTGTGGATTGAGTGTTTTGATTGTGGATACAGGCGGAAATACTGGCGATATTATAAAGGCTGTAGGTAAGAGAAACAGATGGATTTTTCAACTCAGTAGACAGAGCGCAAGTTGAAAGAAAGAAGGCACATTGTCTTTCAAAGCGGGTTAGAATCGGAGTGAGAAATGGTCCTTTGTTTGTATACATGACAGATCGCAGAAGTGGACCGTGTCAGCGAGAGTAAACCTGTAGGTGAGTCAGATGTTTGCACCGCTAATGAAGTTATTACTTTCCGATATCGCAGTGGCACGTTTTGAGTTCGCTTGTCTTTCGTCTTACTTTCAGATAACAAGCGGCAGACTGAGCCAAGGGCGCCGCACACTGACCTGGAGAAGGATGAATTCAGGATGTCAAAATCTTTGGTGGACAAGTCAAAGGTGTCCGACACTGAAGCCCCTGCGGATGAAACTGTCGGCAAAAACTACTTTCCTGACGAATCAGACTCAACAAAAAACAGAAGGCTGGCGGAAAACTATGACTCTACCAAAAGTGACGTGGCGTTCAAGTACGAAGGTGCGCAGGCGTAAAAAATTGTTTGACCGCTTGACTTAGGCCTATTCAAAAACTTAAGTAACCATACAAAGTAATAATATAAGCAGGTTTTCATAATGTGAAAATGAACTAAACTACACAAATGTGGTATAGGGTTTATccagactttttaaaaattagtttTAACTAAATTTTCACAAATTCTTTTTGACAGACTCATGTACAGGAAGactttttaattgaaattatctcagtaacaAGCTTCCTGGGTATGTCAGTAATTCCATTCCACTGAAATATGCAAGCTGTTGCTTATGAGGCTAAGTGGACCTACTGACCCTGATTGGGCCTACTGCTCTGATATCCATACCCTTCCCGACTCATCCTGTCATCACTCTGCAAACCAGCTGGGTGACCCCCTTAGTCAGAGCTGCTGAAAGGGAACCAAGGCGGCCCTTTGAACTTTCCTGCTGGAGAGAGAAGCCCTGCACCTTTAGTTCAGTGGGAGGGCATTTTGTTTAAAGGGGAAAAAGACCGAGATTATCTGTAAGCCGTCTGTCAGTGGGAGCTGCTTTGTGCTGCGCTGGCCACCGCATAATACACGCGGCACACGGCACGACAGCCGGCTCTCCTTCATCCTTTTGGCAAAGCTGACATGTGTTTGTGGAGTGTTTGCATCTAAGCTGGTTTATATATTACTAACATTTTATCATGATACATACCTCAGAAAAGGACAGGAGAGTCACGACCAGGTAAACGACAGTTACCAAAAAGACACGCTCAGTGTAATTTAACGATTTCATCGACAggcattattattgttatcgtTTTCAACAAAATAGTGCAGTGTGGGTGAGGTGTGCTCCCCTGTCCTTGTACCGGCTCCTGCAATGAGTGGGAGTTCGGAATGCAGCACATCGCCTGTCCGCCTCCTGCTGATCGCTGCTGTTCCCCTGTGCAGTCGGCTTTGGCTGCTCCCAACGTAACCCTCGATTCTGTCCACGTTCAGCACTTCAGACGGGAGCGTGTGCCCTCCTGCTGGCCGATACTGCAGCCCCTTTCCGAGAGCTCAGGCCATATAATCGCAATCTTCACTGCGGCATACAGTTATGGCTGCAGATATGGTTTCATGACTAAACTGAGGGATAGAATGGTTCCACAGAAGTATCACTTAAGCTGGAGCTAAAACAATCTCAGCAACAAAGAGGTGGTTCTAGCACAAGATTTTCAGCACTGCTTCTAGCAGACTGGCTTATTTTCAGGCTTGCTATGCTTGATCACACGCGTGTGCGATTTATTTAGATTTCTCCGTACCAACATTGTTAGCAGTTGAAGAGAACTTGCAGATCTGCAGAGACACTAGCTATCTTGAGTCTGCTGCAGGCACACGTGCATCCACAGATTAAGGTGCCCTCAGTGTGGCAGAGGAACAGAGGAAAACCAATCAATGGATGGGATTAGGACCAGGCCATGCTTGAACTTTACCAGTCTGAGTCAAGGGTGAGCCTTTCTGACAGACTGGGTTCTATTTCCAGATGACCCAGACAGTTTCCGTACAATTGATGGCACCCCACTGACAGCCAAGGACATTGTGCAGAAGATCGCAGCCAAAATATATGAGGAAGATGACAGGGGGGTGTTCGACAGGATTGTGTCCAAACTCCTGAAACTGGGACTGGTAGGAAATATTTTGTAGAGCATTTTTTCCTTATAAGACAGTATGGCTAAGAAGATTGGCTAAGATACTAGAATCAGTGAATATTAAtactgttgtttttaaaaaagggtGGTGGGGCTTTTGGAAAGACTTTGAAACAGCGATCAAAGCAGGACATCTTGAAAGGGATTTAGCCTGTCATTGGTAATTCACTCACTGCAGGCGTGATGAAACAGCCTTCTAGTGCCTAATGGTCTTCCCCCTCCCAGATCACAGAGAGCCAAGCAGAAACTCTGGAATACGAGGTGGCAGAAGTCCTGCAGGATCTCATTTCCAAGAACGCCAAGGAGAATGAGGTGGAGGACCGCAGCATGGACTACCCCGTCGCCAGGGACGAAGAAGAGGAAGACGAAGTGGAGGAAGACCCTGAGGTGAGCGGTCGCGAGTCCCTGGACTTGGCTCATCTCCATGTCCAAAGCTAAGCTAATGCTAATGATAGCCTGTTGCTATGAGGTTATCTGTCATGAGCATTTTAGTGTGAAACACAGATTGGTTTATCACCGCGAGTCAGGTGGAAACCAGTAGTGTGTCTGCAAACAGCACCAGCATTGGTTTGGAAAGTGTCACTACTGAATGCATTTATATCTCTCTGTGGTCACTGATGCAAGGCTTTGACAAACGTGTAATTGTGCTTGGTTATTTTTGCCTTTCAGCATCAGCGTTTAAAGGGCTTCATGTGTTAGGATAAACCTACAATGATGACAGCATTTGAAAAAATTTCTTCCAGGAAGTTGTGGAAAATTCCGACAGGAAGTATGAGGAAGTACCGGACATGGAGGATGGTGAGGATGCTGAGGAAGAGGCATGGAAGCTTCCCACCGAACTGGAGCGCAGGAGTCAGCTGGCGGCCGACAATGGGCTTGAGGACCTGCAGTACTTCCCCAATTTCTACAACCTCCTCAAGAGCCTCGATTCAGGTAGGAGGGCTGGCGTGCGCACTGCTTTGAGAACCAGCCATCCAATGAGGAACAAGCACAGGTGCCCCAGATCCACGGGCCGGTACATTTTTAGGACGTGCTATTTAAAGAAGTGAGTCTATGCAGAGGAGTGTTGGGCCATAGCACAGAGCCCAggctggacaggaggcctgccCGCAGCAGATCCACAGGGAAATCTCTGTGCCAGATGAACAACAGAAAAACAATCGGGCCGGCAAGGCAGTTTCAGTGAGCCGCTGCCGTGAGAACGGTGGCTTTGGCCTAGTTTAATCCCTTACTGTTTTAAACAGAGGAGGATGCAGAAGAGAGAGAAACGCTCATCACCATCATGAAGACCCTGATTGACTTTGTGAAGATGATGGTCAAGTACGGTACTATCACACCCGAAGAAGGAGTGTCGTACCTGGGTAAGAGCCCACTTCCCGTCCCGCTGAACAGCAGGTGAATTATTACTGCTGTGGAGCAGCAGGTGTCCTCGTAGAAGGGGGAGCGGATTTGGATCCCAAACCTCACTGCTGGTTCACatcccggggtgggggggggtttctgtgGTACTCTCCAGCACCCCATTTCAACTGAAAAAGCCTAGTAAAATGTCTGGATGAATTAAAGGTCTTTGGATAACTGCATCGGAAAAGTAACTGAAGGTAATTTAGATCTTTAATTTAGATCAAACTCAGCCCCTCCACAAGGGGATACCGAACAGCTGCACAGCTCCGCATGGCGCGGAGGCGTCGCTCTGCCTCCCGTCACCCATGAAGCGCAGCTGCTTGTTTGCCGTTGATGAGGAACCTGAAACCTGCAGTGAATGATTCTTTAGTCTCATCAGCGCATCGGCGCACAGCTGCCTGCTGGCTTCGCCGTGGTGGGAGACGCGCTGCTACACCGCAGCAGGGCCTGCAAATGCCGTCCAGGAGCGTCCATTTTAAGCTCAGACTGCCCTGTCAAGCAACTCTATATAAAACCGTCCCCCCCATGTGACTAGCGTAGCCATCTTAACTCAGTTTGCAAACTTTACTGTAAGACGTGTTCCCGCCCCAAGGCCGAGCTTCTGGGAGGCGTCGCTGGTGCGTGGCCGTCTCAGAAAGCACGAGTGCCGCCGGGGAGGGCTAATCAGCCAGCCAATAGGCAGCCTTCTTTATCTCCCGCAGGGACATGTACGGGAAGTCGAGGGCGACACATTTATTTTCTCAGGGTTTTTTCCTGCTGAGACATTTTTGTGAGAAAAATAAATTGATGTGCTTTGCTGGACTAATAATTATGAGTAAAGCACAAAGCAATGAATGTCCTCTTATAGATGCACGAATAGTAACTGGaaagtactgtatgtattattgTGATCTAGCAGGGGTGAAGCAGTGGGTAGCTGTGAAGCCTCAACTCCAAGTTTGGGGGTTCAGTCCCTCCCCttcgtggagtttgcatatacTTTCTTAATTGCGTGCTCCAGTTTCCTAGCTTGATGGACCACTTCCCCCACCCAGGGTGtatccctgccctgtgccctcgGCTACCTGGAGTAGGTGGTTAGCTGGcagacagatggatgggtgaatttTACAGACATTGTTTGACATCCTGGTGAACTAAATACGTGAGGTCAGACCATGCTTCTGAAAACTGACCCCAATTGCTTGTTTTTTCCATGGAGCCACGTCATGCTCTGACGAGGGGATGGTGATACCTGGTGCCTGCATTGGTGCTCTCGATCCAATGTGAAAATAACATGGCCagttgccatttgcacaagtgtGATAAGCAATCGCAGCTGTTGTGCAGATCGAGGCGACCACGAATAAGAAAAAGAATCAGTAAAGCCCAAATGGTCAAATATTTGGACACAGTAAAAAATGATGTAGATGAATAAGGAACTCCAACGAGATGAAACACCATAACTAGCATCACAGGACTATGGTTCTATGGCGACCAGAGCACAAAATGATTGGTTGCCTGGTAACGGCTCAATGCTTGCTCCCTTTGTTTTATGAGGTTGTGTATTCCGTGGATGACTCACCTGCTGCTTGTCCTTAATCTGCTTAATGGGGATGATGTCCAGCTGCAGGAGATAGGACAATAATACAGGCGGAATGTAATTATATGGCAGCGATATGGACGAGCGGCATTCAAATGGCACGTTTCAGCGTCTGCGTCAGCGGCCCGTGCCACAGGCTGGGCCTGTCATGTGTCAGATGGGTGATGATCCCAGACCTCTGTGTAATTGTGTCCCTGGGAAAACCTGGATAAGACCTCAGCTCATTACCTCAACAATGAGGCACAAACGCAAACAGcatcttttttttaaacgatGGCCTGTTTACACTGGAAGATGAGATGGTGCCCTGTAAAGAGATAAGCCTCGTTCAGCCTCCGATGTTCACTGCAGAAAACCTGGACACCATGATCGCTGTCCAGACGAAGAGCAAACTGGGGAAGTCACTGGTCACCCCTGACATCCAGGCACCCACTGGTAagctgaggagggggggcatcgCTGAGTTGGGATGGAGTTGGTAATTCCACCCTGGCCTCCCCAGCACCTAACGTTGTTCCTGATTTTCAAGTGAAACCCAACAGCGTGGTGGACAGCACGAAGGAGACGACCTCCAAGGTACTGAAGGTATATGAACCTCTGAGAGACACAGGCAAGGACAAGCAGATGCTGGCTGAGACAGGTCAGTGTCTGGGGCTTCTGGATCTCCGGCCGTTTGACACGCTTCCTAAATTCTCACTCAAGCATGAAGGGCTGCAGCTTCCTTCTCACCTCCT
The Paramormyrops kingsleyae isolate MSU_618 chromosome 13, PKINGS_0.4, whole genome shotgun sequence DNA segment above includes these coding regions:
- the LOC111846709 gene encoding secretogranin-3-like, which translates into the protein MASKCITFFFLQIFAISVCQICTFPTPNVPDDKTIYNRELNEERPLQEQIAEVDRVSESKPVDNKRQTEPRAPHTDLEKDEFRMSKSLVDKSKVSDTEAPADETVGKNYFPDESDSTKNRRLAENYDSTKSDVAFKYEDDPDSFRTIDGTPLTAKDIVQKIAAKIYEEDDRGVFDRIVSKLLKLGLITESQAETLEYEVAEVLQDLISKNAKENEVEDRSMDYPVARDEEEEDEVEEDPEEVVENSDRKYEEVPDMEDGEDAEEEAWKLPTELERRSQLAADNGLEDLQYFPNFYNLLKSLDSEEDAEERETLITIMKTLIDFVKMMVKYGTITPEEGVSYLENLDTMIAVQTKSKLGKSLVTPDIQAPTVKPNSVVDSTKETTSKVLKVYEPLRDTGKDKQMLAETDNSGRSESYLEAIRKNIAWLKKHDKEGNKEDYDLPKLRDFMDRQVDSYINKGILGKDDGEVIKRIYSSL